The genomic segment GTGCTGGTGGTGCTCATGGGGCTGGCGGTGCTGTCGCTGGTGACCGCGTCGGTGGCAGCCATGCTGGTGGAGGTGGAAGAGCGCGCGGTGGATAGTGAGTTGCTGCGCGAAATCCATGCCCTGCGCCTGGAGGTGCGGCACTTGCGCGAGGAGGTGCATGCACAGCAATCCGCAAGCGGCAAACAAAAAGCCGACGCGCCCTGAGGCGTGCCGGCTTGTAAGGCCTGCGGCGCCAGGGCACCGCGGGGCAGATCGCGATTAAACGATCGTGATGGTCACTTCGATGTTGCCGCGTGTCGCGTTGGAGTAGGGGCAGACTTCGTGGGTCTTGGCAACCAGGGCTTCAGCAGCAGCGCGGTCCATGCCGGGGATGCTGACTTCCAGGGCGACTTCAATGCCGAAGCCTTGGGGGATCTGGCCGATGCCGACGGATGCGTTGATGCTCACGTCTGCTGGCAAGGCGATCTTTTGAGTGCCGGCCACAAACTTCAGGGCGCCGATAAAGCAAGCGCTGTAGCCGGAGGCAAACAGCTGCTCAGGGTTCACACCGCCGCCAGCGCCACCCATTTCTTTGGGCACTGCCAGCTTCAGGTCCAACAGGCCGTCGGAAGTGCGTGTGGTGCCGTCACGGCCGCCAGTGGAGGTGGCGTGCGCTGTGTAGAGAACTTTCTCGATCTTGTTGACCATGGTGCTTCTTTCATAAAAGCTGCGTCAGCAGCGGTTGGGGGTAATCGTGAAGGGGTTTAACCGTGTGAGCCGGTCAGCCGGTCACGCAGGGTTTGAACTTGTCCAGTGAGAGCCATGAGCTCCGGCACGGGGCAGCCGCTGGCGGCAACAACGCAGGCCGGGATACTGATGGCCTTGGCTTTCAGGGCGCGGCCTTCGGGGCTTACAAACACTTCCACACGGCGCTCGTCTTGGGCACTGCGCTGACGGCGTAACAGGCCGCTGGCCTCCATGCGCTTGAGCAAGGGCGTGAGCGTTCCGGAGTCAAGGAACAGGCGCTCGCCCAGGGCAGAAACGCTCAGGCCATCGGTCTCCCACAGCACCAGCATGACCAGGTATTGCGGGTATGTCAGCTGCAGGGCGTCCAGCAAGGGCTTGTACAGCTTGGTCATGGCCAGTGAAGCGGAGTACAGCGCAAAGCACAGCTGGTTGTCCAGCCGCAAGGCAGCATCGTTGGCGGGAAGTGGGTGTGCGCTGTGGGGCATGGGCTGAATTGTATTTCGCGATTAAATTGTGTGCAATTAAATTGTGAAATGCTTATGTGGCGTAGGGCGATAGCAGCCGGGGTGCATGCATCAGGCCGGATTCTGCTAAGGGCCTGCGGAGCGCAAGTAGGCCTGCGCGATGGCTTCCACGTTGACCTTCTTGAGTCCTTCGTTCAGGACGAGCCGCATTGCCTCTGCCGAAGGTGTGAGGTTGAAGCACACGTACAGGGGCAACTTGCCGGTGGTTGGCCGGGCTGCCAGTTCGAGCGAGGAGAGTGCATGCGCTTTTTGGAGGTACTCAAAGACCCGAGCGTCGATCACGGCATAGTCCACACGCTTGGCCGCCAGTTTTTGAAGGCTGGACAAATCGTTGGGCGCCACATCCACCTTGACCAAGGACTGCGATACCAAACGCGCAATGTCCGGGCCGTTGTCATACCCTTCGATCACCCCGATGCGCTTGCCGTGCAAGTCTTTCCAATGGCGCCAGGTCAGCTGACTGCCCTTGCGTTGCGCCAAAAAAAACTGGTAGTAGCCGATGGGGTCGGATGTCCGGCCATTGGCATCGAGGCACTCTTGTTGCGACGCCGAGTAAAAGCCCATGGGGCCGTTGCGCTTGCCGCCCATAGCCACCTTGATGGCTCTGAGCCACGGAAGAACCGTAACGGTCACGCTGTGCCCTTGCGTGGCATAGGCCTCGCGCAACACCACCGACAAGAAACCCTGATTGGCGAGGGTGCCGGAATAGGGGGGCCAGTCCAGCGTCACCAGCGCCACCTCATTCGCCGCTGCAGGCCGGAGCCCCAGCACCAATAGGCTGGCAAGGGCGATGTGGAGGAGTCGGGGCATGGGGCGTTATTTGGAAAACCGCTTGCGTGTGAAAGCTAGCGCAACCCAAAACGCACCGCTTGCATAGGCCAACAGCACCAGGCCGTGACGCCAGGCATCTGTCGGCCACTGATCCATGAACAGCGGTCGCACCAAGGCCACCGCGTTGGACAGGGGCAACCAGTCGGCGACGACCCGCACCGCAGATGGCAATTGATCCAAGGGGAAAAACACACCACTCAAAAACATCATGGGCGTGAGGAACAACGTGAAGTAGTAGGTGAAGAAGTCGTAGCCCTTGGCCAGTGCATTGAAGATCAGCGCGATGCAGCTGAAGGTAATGCCCACTCCCAACAAAATGGGCCAGGCCACCAGCAGCTTGGGGCTGTGGCTGATACCGAGCACCAACATCACCCCCAAGATGGCCGTCACAGTGAACAGCGACTTGAAAGCCGCCCACAGCATTTCGGCCAGTACCACGTTGTCCAAGCTCACGGGTGCATTCATGATGCCGTCCCACGTCTTTTGCACATGCATGCGGCTGAAGGCGGAGTACAAGGCCTCAAACGAGGCCGACTGCATGGCGCTCATGCAGATGGAGCCGCTGGCCAGAAACAGGATGTAGGGCACTTGCTGCCCGTTCACCGTGATCTGCCCCACCAGTGCGCCCATGCCGTAGCCGAAGGCCACGAGCCACATCAAGGGCTCGGCAATATTGCCCACCAGGCTGGGAATAGCCAGCTTGCGCCAGACCAGCAGGTTGCGCAAAAACACCGGCCAAAAGCGCATGGACAGCTCGGGCGCGCGCCAAATGCTCTGGGGTTTGAGAAGGCGGGCAGTTGTGGGGGTGCTCATATCAGGCGTCCTCCCGGATCTGGCGTCCGGTCAATTTCAAAAACAGGTCTTCCAGGTTGGCCGGGCGGTGCAGGGTGCGCAACTGCGGATAAGCGACCAGCGCCTGTAGCAACTGGGCAGAGTCCTGGGTGTAGAAGAAAACGGTCTCACCGCTCACTTCCACCCGCGCGGCCAAACTACGCAAAGGGCTGTCTAGCAGCGCGTGGGCGCCAACGCCGAACACCTCGACCACATCAGGCTCCAGGTGCGCCGCAATCAGGTCGCGCGGGGTGCCTTCAGCAATCTTCTTGCCATGGTCCAGCACCAGCAGGCGGTTGCACAGGCGCTCGGCTTCGTCCATGAAGTGGGTGGTCAGCAGTATCGACTTGCCTTGCTGCAGCAGCACCTGCAAGCGCTCCCACATCAGGTGGCGGGCCTGCGGGTCCAAGCCGGTCGTGGGCTCGTCGAGCAGCAGGAGCTTGGGGTCGTTCACCAATGCGCGGGCCAGGCTCAGGCGGCGGCGCATTCCGCCGGACAGTTCGCCGGGTTTGGCGTTGGCCTTGTGGGTCAGAGCCGCAAACTCCAGCAGCTGCGGAATCCGGGCCTTGATGGCAGCGTCCTTCATTCCGAAGTAGCGGCCATAGACCAGCAGGTTTTCGGCGCAGGTGAAGTCAGGGTCCAGGGTGTCGAACTGGGTCACCACGCCCAGTTGCGCCTTGATAGCCATGGCCTCATGGGGCATCTGCAAGCCCATCGCAGTGATCGTGCCGCCGTCGGGCACGGTGTGGCCCAGGCACATGCGGATGGTGGTGGTTTTGCCGGCGCCGTTGGGGCCGATCACACCGAGGCACTCGCCCGGTGCGATGCTGAAGCTCAGGTCTTTGACGACTTCGGCATCGCCATAGCGCTTGTAGAGGTGGTCGACCTCGAAAAAAGTGGAGTTCGGTGTTGTCATTATTGAAATGCCACTTCCGCAAAACTGCGCAGCTTGCGGCTGTGCAACTGGTCTATACCTTGTGAGCGCAGCAGTTCTAGCGCGCGGATGCCGATGCGCAAATGCTGATCCACCCGCTCGCGGTAGAAGTGGTTGGCCATACCGGGCAGCTTGATTTCGCCGTGCAGCGGCTTGTCGCTCACGCACAGCAAGGTGCCATAGGGCACACGGAAGCGGAAGCCGTTGGCGGCAATCGTGGCACTTTCCATGTCCAGCGCCACGGCGCGGCTCTGGCTGAAGCGGCGTTGGGGCTGGTTGTCGGGCAGCAGCTCCCAGTTGCGGTTGTCGGTGCTGGCCACGGTGCCGGTGCGCATGATGCTCTTGAGCGCGCTACCGCTGACCTGCGTCACATCCGCCACGGCTTGCTCCAGCGCGACCTGAATCTCGGCTAGCGCCGGAATCGGCACCCACAGCGGCAGCTCTTCGTCCAGCACATGGTCTTCGCGCACATAGCCGTGAGCCAGCACATAGTCGCCCAGCTGCTGGCTGTTGCGCAGGCCGGCGCAGTGGCCCAGCATGATCCAGGCATGCGGGCGCAACACGGCAATGTGGTCGGTGATGTTTTTGGCGTTGGCCGGGCCCACGCCGATGTTCACCATGGTGATGCCGGCATTGTCCGAGCGCACTAGGTGGTAGCCGGGCATTTGCGGCAGCCGGGGCGGCTCTTTGCCCAAAGCGTCTGCCGCTTCGGCGGGCAGGCCCACCCGGCGGGTAACCATGTTGCCGGGTTCTACAAAGGCGATGTACTCGCTGTCCGGGTCCTGCATGGCTTTGCGGCCCAGCGCGATGAACTCATCAATATAGAACTGGTAGTTGGTGAAAAGCACAAAGTTCTGGAAGTGCTCCGGGCCGGTACCGGTGTAGTGGCGCAGGCGGTGCAGCGAGTAGTCCATGCGCGGCGCAGTGAACAGCGACAGCGGCAGAGCATCGCCCGGGCGGGGCTGGTAGGTGCCGTTGGCAATGCCATCGTCCATCGCGGCCAGGTCGGGCAGGTCGAACACATCGCGCATCAGGGTGCGGCGCTCGGCGCTCATCTGGCCTTCCACATGGTCATGCTCAGCAAACGAAAAGTGCACCGGAATCGGCTGGTTGCTGGTGGCCACTTCAATCTCGCCGCCGTGGTTTTGCAGCAGCAGGCGGAACTGCTCCAGGTAGTAGCGGTGGTACAGGTCAGGCCGCGTGAGCGTGGTCTCAAAACGGCCGGGGCCGGCCACAAAGCCGTAGCTCAGGCAAGCAATGTCGGCCGCCGCCTTGCGCGACACGGTGTCGGTGTGGATGCGCACCAGCGGATAGCAGGCGCGCACATGGCCGCCCAGATCCTCGCCGGCCACAAATCGTTGCATCGCGTGGCGCAGATGGGCGATGCTTTGGTCGTAAATGGCGTGAACCTGCGCCAGCGCAGTGGCGGCGTCGGTGAATCGGGCGGGTGCGATGAAAGAAGGATGGCTGGTCATGCGCCCATTGTGCCGCCGTATTTTTGCGCTGCGAAGACAAGGGGCATGGGGTAAAGTGTGAGCAGAACCACCTAAGTGAACTCTGGTGACTGACCCCAAAGACTCTCGTTACACCGAAACCGGCTTCCCCTCCTTGCAGTGGGAAGACGATGACTTGGACACGCGCCCCCTGCCTTTGAACGAGCGGCCCTTGCAGGCCCGAATTGACCACGAGATGGCCATCATCGCGGAGCACCACATCCGCATTGCCCTGGCGATCGAGCGGTTCTGGGGCCACCGGGATTGCGTCGAGTACATCCGGACCCTGATCTTGAATGGCGGCTACTCAGATGGCGCTACCAAACGGGTCGGCTTCAAAGCCGAAGTGATTTCGGCGCTGATCAATCTGACGGCGCTGCACCAGATTGAGTAGCGCAATCTGCGCAAACGCAGGCCAAACCCTGGGCTTGCGGGGGAATGCGGCCGAGTAGCTCTGCACTAAAACTCACCTGTGTGCACCAGCAAGGGCCTTGCGCTTGGCCGGTAGCTTTCGCAAGCTCCATGGCGCACTGGTTCGCCTTGCCGCACACAGGGCACACTTGAGGGTTGATGGTTGGCGGAGTGGTCATGGTGTTGGCAGTGTAGCCATCCGCTGCCCGCAGCTCACATACGGAGTGCTTCATGGGGATTGAGATCGAACGCAAGTTTTTGGTGAGCGGGGACGCTTGGCGCAACGACAGTGGCGTGCTGTACCGGCAGGGCTACCTGAACCGTGACAAAGCACGCACGGTGCGTGTGCGCGTGGCTGGGGATGCTGCTTATCTAACCGTCAAGGGCCAAAGTACCGGCGCAAGTCGGGCTGAATTTGAGTACCCGATCCCGTGCGCGGATGCGGTTGCGCTTCTGGCTTTGTGCGATGGCCCCTTGATTGAGAAGACCCGCTACATCGTGCTGCATGCCGGCATGCGCTGGGAGGTCGACGAGTTTGCGGGCGACAACGCGGGCTTGGTGGTCGCAGAACTAGAGCTGGCGTCCGAAGACCAAGCGTTCGAGCACCCCGCTTGGCTGGGCGCAGAGGTCACCCACGATGCCCGCTATTTCAACTCCAACCTCGCAACACACCCTTTCAGGGCTTGGTGATCACTAGGTCTTGTTGCCGGTGATGGGCAGTCTTATTCGTCCACCGGCACATAGAGGTCCGATTTCATTGCATC from the Rhodoferax potami genome contains:
- a CDS encoding organic hydroperoxide resistance protein, yielding MVNKIEKVLYTAHATSTGGRDGTTRTSDGLLDLKLAVPKEMGGAGGGVNPEQLFASGYSACFIGALKFVAGTQKIALPADVSINASVGIGQIPQGFGIEVALEVSIPGMDRAAAEALVAKTHEVCPYSNATRGNIEVTITIV
- a CDS encoding MarR family winged helix-turn-helix transcriptional regulator; amino-acid sequence: MPHSAHPLPANDAALRLDNQLCFALYSASLAMTKLYKPLLDALQLTYPQYLVMLVLWETDGLSVSALGERLFLDSGTLTPLLKRMEASGLLRRQRSAQDERRVEVFVSPEGRALKAKAISIPACVVAASGCPVPELMALTGQVQTLRDRLTGSHG
- a CDS encoding substrate-binding periplasmic protein encodes the protein MPRLLHIALASLLVLGLRPAAANEVALVTLDWPPYSGTLANQGFLSVVLREAYATQGHSVTVTVLPWLRAIKVAMGGKRNGPMGFYSASQQECLDANGRTSDPIGYYQFFLAQRKGSQLTWRHWKDLHGKRIGVIEGYDNGPDIARLVSQSLVKVDVAPNDLSSLQKLAAKRVDYAVIDARVFEYLQKAHALSSLELAARPTTGKLPLYVCFNLTPSAEAMRLVLNEGLKKVNVEAIAQAYLRSAGP
- a CDS encoding ABC transporter permease, producing the protein MSTPTTARLLKPQSIWRAPELSMRFWPVFLRNLLVWRKLAIPSLVGNIAEPLMWLVAFGYGMGALVGQITVNGQQVPYILFLASGSICMSAMQSASFEALYSAFSRMHVQKTWDGIMNAPVSLDNVVLAEMLWAAFKSLFTVTAILGVMLVLGISHSPKLLVAWPILLGVGITFSCIALIFNALAKGYDFFTYYFTLFLTPMMFLSGVFFPLDQLPSAVRVVADWLPLSNAVALVRPLFMDQWPTDAWRHGLVLLAYASGAFWVALAFTRKRFSK
- a CDS encoding ATP-binding cassette domain-containing protein; its protein translation is MTTPNSTFFEVDHLYKRYGDAEVVKDLSFSIAPGECLGVIGPNGAGKTTTIRMCLGHTVPDGGTITAMGLQMPHEAMAIKAQLGVVTQFDTLDPDFTCAENLLVYGRYFGMKDAAIKARIPQLLEFAALTHKANAKPGELSGGMRRRLSLARALVNDPKLLLLDEPTTGLDPQARHLMWERLQVLLQQGKSILLTTHFMDEAERLCNRLLVLDHGKKIAEGTPRDLIAAHLEPDVVEVFGVGAHALLDSPLRSLAARVEVSGETVFFYTQDSAQLLQALVAYPQLRTLHRPANLEDLFLKLTGRQIREDA
- a CDS encoding AMP nucleosidase, with the translated sequence MTSHPSFIAPARFTDAATALAQVHAIYDQSIAHLRHAMQRFVAGEDLGGHVRACYPLVRIHTDTVSRKAAADIACLSYGFVAGPGRFETTLTRPDLYHRYYLEQFRLLLQNHGGEIEVATSNQPIPVHFSFAEHDHVEGQMSAERRTLMRDVFDLPDLAAMDDGIANGTYQPRPGDALPLSLFTAPRMDYSLHRLRHYTGTGPEHFQNFVLFTNYQFYIDEFIALGRKAMQDPDSEYIAFVEPGNMVTRRVGLPAEAADALGKEPPRLPQMPGYHLVRSDNAGITMVNIGVGPANAKNITDHIAVLRPHAWIMLGHCAGLRNSQQLGDYVLAHGYVREDHVLDEELPLWVPIPALAEIQVALEQAVADVTQVSGSALKSIMRTGTVASTDNRNWELLPDNQPQRRFSQSRAVALDMESATIAANGFRFRVPYGTLLCVSDKPLHGEIKLPGMANHFYRERVDQHLRIGIRALELLRSQGIDQLHSRKLRSFAEVAFQ
- a CDS encoding cysteine-rich CWC family protein, which translates into the protein MKHSVCELRAADGYTANTMTTPPTINPQVCPVCGKANQCAMELAKATGQAQGPCWCTQVSFSAELLGRIPPQAQGLACVCADCATQSGAAPSD
- a CDS encoding CYTH domain-containing protein → MGIEIERKFLVSGDAWRNDSGVLYRQGYLNRDKARTVRVRVAGDAAYLTVKGQSTGASRAEFEYPIPCADAVALLALCDGPLIEKTRYIVLHAGMRWEVDEFAGDNAGLVVAELELASEDQAFEHPAWLGAEVTHDARYFNSNLATHPFRAW